Proteins from one Choloepus didactylus isolate mChoDid1 chromosome 4, mChoDid1.pri, whole genome shotgun sequence genomic window:
- the LOC119532512 gene encoding PRELI domain containing protein 3B-like, with the protein MKIWTSEHVFDHPWETVTTAAMQKYPNPMNPSVVGVDVLDRHIDPSGKLHSHRLLSTEWGLPSIVKSIIGAARTKTYVQEHSVVDPVERTMELKSTNISFTNMVSVDERLIYKPHSQDPEKTVLTQEAIITVKGVSLSSYLEGLMASTISSNANKGREAMEWVIHKLNAEIEELMASARGSIRTPMAAAAFVEK; encoded by the coding sequence ATGAAGATATGGACTTCAGAGCACGTGTTTGACCACCCATGGGAAACTGTTACAACAGCTGCAATGCAGAAATACCCAAATCCTATGAACCCAAGTGTGGTTGGAGTTGATGTAttggacagacatatagatcccTCTGGAAAGTTGCACAGCCACAGACTTCTCAGCACAGAGTGGGGACTGCCTTCCATTGTGAAATCTATTATTGGTGCAGCAAGAACCAAAACATATGTTCAGGAACATTCGGTAGTTGATCCTGTAGAGAGAACAATGGAACTTAAATCTACTaatatttcatttacaaatatgGTTTCAGTAGATGAGAGACTTATATACAAACCACATTCTCAAGACCCGGAAAAAACTGTTTTGACTCAAGAAGCCATAATCACTGTGAAAGGAGTCAGCCTCAGCAGTTACCTGGAAGGGCTGATGGCAAGTACAATTTCTTCAAATGCTAATAAAGGCCGAGAAGCAATGGAATGGGTAATACATAAATTAAATGCCGAGATTGAAGAATTGATGGCTTCAGCAAGAGGAAGCATAAGGACACCGATGGCGGCAGCAGCATTTGTAGAGAAATGA